A portion of the Esox lucius isolate fEsoLuc1 chromosome 20, fEsoLuc1.pri, whole genome shotgun sequence genome contains these proteins:
- the osgin2 gene encoding oxidative stress-induced growth inhibitor 2 isoform X1 produces the protein MRLLLSPGGMRRTRGWPEVCDLNYSVPALALAAAMPLLEETTVPREHPPTLPVVIIGNGPSGICLSYLLSGYKPYLDPATVHPNPVLYRKLQETKHLPITEQDLEYLSEGLEGRSGNPVAVLFDTLLHPNADFGYEFPPVLQWRRDKQQHVPHLVLGRATPGGAWHAMEGSMLTISLGIWMELPGINYRDLTSNGKRRGVTNDRATPEEISSYYRNYVKLMGLKKNFVDNIYVTSVQKLFRGHEEEGLENGYGGKVDVVLGDGGKAVYEGSEGDRVGVDGGGGGGLWEVRGYQRVQGDTHVPFCLFSENVVLATGASDSPVHLGVEGEDLPFVFHCISALGLAVSRRKLGPNSDPVLIVGAGLSAADAVLCACNNNISVLHAFRKHTDDPGLIFKQLPKTLYPEYHKVYHMMCSQTHITTKTAATSATGGLPSMAASVCSKMCSKPQHAKTSVVTGGGPVLFPDYTSFPEHCVVSFQPDMKCVLQGSNSLKAFKISMALVLIGTYPNLFFLKDQGQYLGLDPTKPISCKQNPMDVHPYTFECTKEPGLFAMGPLVGDNFVRFLKGGALGIASCLLKRLKKKGKLIADGGGGERGGDFI, from the exons tgtgcCAGCACTGGCCCTGGCTGCAGCCATGCCTCTTCTGGAAGAGACCACTGTCCCTCGAGAGCACCCCCCCACACTGCCTGTAGTCATAATTG GTAACGGGCCGTCTGGCATCTGCTTGTCCTACCTGCTGAGTGGCTACAAGCCCTACCTGGACCCGGCAACTGTTCACCCAAACCCTGTTCTGTACAGGAAGCTACAGGAGACCAAACACCTGCCGATCACTGAACAG GATCTGGAGTATCTGAGTGAAGGCCTCGAGGGGCGGTCAGGAAACCCTGTAGCGGTGCTGTTTGACACCCTGCTGCACCCAAATGCCGACTTTGGCTATGAGTTCCCCCCTGTGCTGCAGTGGAGACGAGACAAGCAGCAGCACGTCCCTCACCTGGTGCTGGGAAGGGCAACACCTGGGGGGGCTTGGCAT GCGATGGAGGGTTCTATGCTGACCATCAGTCTGGGCATCTGGATGGAACTGCCAGGAATCAACTACAGAGACCTGACTAGCAATGGGAAACGCAG gggtgtgaccAATGACCGGGCCACTCCAGAAGAGATCTCCTCTTATTACCGTAACTATGTCAAGCTGATGGGCCTGAAGAAAAACTTTGTTGACAACATCTATGTTACCTCGGTGCAGAAACTCTTCCGGGGTCATGAGGAGGAAGGCCTAGAGAATGGTTATGGAGGGAAAGTGGATGTGGTGCTGGGGGACGGGGGAAAGGCGGTGTACGAGGGGAGTGAGGGTGATAGAGTGGGCGTAGacggagggggaggtgggggccTGTGGGAGGTAAGGGGGTACCAGCGGGTACAAGGTGACACCCATGTTCCTTTCTGcctgttttctgaaaatgttgttctgGCAACGGGTGCATCTGATTCGCCAGTTCATCTGGGCGTGGAGGGAGAGGACCTTCCCTTCGTTTTCCACTGCATCTCTGCCCTGGGATTGGCTGTGAGCCGACGGAAGCTTGGGCCGAACTCTGACCCAGTGCTGATTGTGGGGGCGGGGTTAAGTGCAGCAGATGCAGTTTTGTGTGCTTGTAACAACAACATTTCCGTGCTCCATGCCTTCCGCAAACACACAGATGACCCTGGTCTCATCTTCAAACAACTTCCCAAGACCCTGTACCCAGAATACCACAAGGTCTACCACATGATGTGCTCCCAGACCCACATTACAACAAAAACAGCCGCCACTTCAGCCACCGGTGGCCTTCCCAGCATGGCGGCCTCTGTGTGCTCCAAGATGTGCTCTAAGCCCCAACACGCCAAGACCAGCGTGGTCACTGGCGGTGGCCCTGTTCTGTTCCCAGATTACACCAGCTTCCCAGAGCACTGTGTGGTGTCCTTCCAGCCAGACATGAAGTGTGTCCTGCAGGGAAGCAACTCCCTCAAGGCCTTTAAGATCTCCATGGCCCTGGTGCTCATTGGCACCTACCCCAACCTGTTCTTCCTCAAGGACCAGGGCCAGTATCTGGGACTGGACCCCACCAAGCCCATCTCCTGCAAGCAGAACCCAATGGACGTGCATCCCTACACATTCGAGTGCACCAAGGAACCTGGCCTGTTCGCCATGGGTCCACTGGTGGGAGACAACTTTGTTAGATTCCTGAAGGGCGGCGCTCTAGGCATTGCCTCCTGCCTGCTCAAGAGACTGAAGAAGAAAGGCAAGCTTATCGCTGacggaggtggaggagagagggggggtgacTTTATCTAG
- the osgin2 gene encoding oxidative stress-induced growth inhibitor 2 isoform X2, which yields MPLLEETTVPREHPPTLPVVIIGNGPSGICLSYLLSGYKPYLDPATVHPNPVLYRKLQETKHLPITEQDLEYLSEGLEGRSGNPVAVLFDTLLHPNADFGYEFPPVLQWRRDKQQHVPHLVLGRATPGGAWHAMEGSMLTISLGIWMELPGINYRDLTSNGKRRGVTNDRATPEEISSYYRNYVKLMGLKKNFVDNIYVTSVQKLFRGHEEEGLENGYGGKVDVVLGDGGKAVYEGSEGDRVGVDGGGGGGLWEVRGYQRVQGDTHVPFCLFSENVVLATGASDSPVHLGVEGEDLPFVFHCISALGLAVSRRKLGPNSDPVLIVGAGLSAADAVLCACNNNISVLHAFRKHTDDPGLIFKQLPKTLYPEYHKVYHMMCSQTHITTKTAATSATGGLPSMAASVCSKMCSKPQHAKTSVVTGGGPVLFPDYTSFPEHCVVSFQPDMKCVLQGSNSLKAFKISMALVLIGTYPNLFFLKDQGQYLGLDPTKPISCKQNPMDVHPYTFECTKEPGLFAMGPLVGDNFVRFLKGGALGIASCLLKRLKKKGKLIADGGGGERGGDFI from the exons ATGCCTCTTCTGGAAGAGACCACTGTCCCTCGAGAGCACCCCCCCACACTGCCTGTAGTCATAATTG GTAACGGGCCGTCTGGCATCTGCTTGTCCTACCTGCTGAGTGGCTACAAGCCCTACCTGGACCCGGCAACTGTTCACCCAAACCCTGTTCTGTACAGGAAGCTACAGGAGACCAAACACCTGCCGATCACTGAACAG GATCTGGAGTATCTGAGTGAAGGCCTCGAGGGGCGGTCAGGAAACCCTGTAGCGGTGCTGTTTGACACCCTGCTGCACCCAAATGCCGACTTTGGCTATGAGTTCCCCCCTGTGCTGCAGTGGAGACGAGACAAGCAGCAGCACGTCCCTCACCTGGTGCTGGGAAGGGCAACACCTGGGGGGGCTTGGCAT GCGATGGAGGGTTCTATGCTGACCATCAGTCTGGGCATCTGGATGGAACTGCCAGGAATCAACTACAGAGACCTGACTAGCAATGGGAAACGCAG gggtgtgaccAATGACCGGGCCACTCCAGAAGAGATCTCCTCTTATTACCGTAACTATGTCAAGCTGATGGGCCTGAAGAAAAACTTTGTTGACAACATCTATGTTACCTCGGTGCAGAAACTCTTCCGGGGTCATGAGGAGGAAGGCCTAGAGAATGGTTATGGAGGGAAAGTGGATGTGGTGCTGGGGGACGGGGGAAAGGCGGTGTACGAGGGGAGTGAGGGTGATAGAGTGGGCGTAGacggagggggaggtgggggccTGTGGGAGGTAAGGGGGTACCAGCGGGTACAAGGTGACACCCATGTTCCTTTCTGcctgttttctgaaaatgttgttctgGCAACGGGTGCATCTGATTCGCCAGTTCATCTGGGCGTGGAGGGAGAGGACCTTCCCTTCGTTTTCCACTGCATCTCTGCCCTGGGATTGGCTGTGAGCCGACGGAAGCTTGGGCCGAACTCTGACCCAGTGCTGATTGTGGGGGCGGGGTTAAGTGCAGCAGATGCAGTTTTGTGTGCTTGTAACAACAACATTTCCGTGCTCCATGCCTTCCGCAAACACACAGATGACCCTGGTCTCATCTTCAAACAACTTCCCAAGACCCTGTACCCAGAATACCACAAGGTCTACCACATGATGTGCTCCCAGACCCACATTACAACAAAAACAGCCGCCACTTCAGCCACCGGTGGCCTTCCCAGCATGGCGGCCTCTGTGTGCTCCAAGATGTGCTCTAAGCCCCAACACGCCAAGACCAGCGTGGTCACTGGCGGTGGCCCTGTTCTGTTCCCAGATTACACCAGCTTCCCAGAGCACTGTGTGGTGTCCTTCCAGCCAGACATGAAGTGTGTCCTGCAGGGAAGCAACTCCCTCAAGGCCTTTAAGATCTCCATGGCCCTGGTGCTCATTGGCACCTACCCCAACCTGTTCTTCCTCAAGGACCAGGGCCAGTATCTGGGACTGGACCCCACCAAGCCCATCTCCTGCAAGCAGAACCCAATGGACGTGCATCCCTACACATTCGAGTGCACCAAGGAACCTGGCCTGTTCGCCATGGGTCCACTGGTGGGAGACAACTTTGTTAGATTCCTGAAGGGCGGCGCTCTAGGCATTGCCTCCTGCCTGCTCAAGAGACTGAAGAAGAAAGGCAAGCTTATCGCTGacggaggtggaggagagagggggggtgacTTTATCTAG